The following coding sequences lie in one Phalacrocorax carbo chromosome 3, bPhaCar2.1, whole genome shotgun sequence genomic window:
- the HHIPL2 gene encoding HHIP-like protein 2 — protein sequence MNESCHEEAQDVYTFDIRKSTLKEVNACMCTGRSSTSSGVSFSCPHVFLCLSLLCLIGSLLGHPQCLDYGPPFQPPFHLEFCSAYENFGCCDQERDNSIAAKYWDIMDYFDPQGRKLCGTYIKDILCQECSPYAAHLYDAENPQTPLRNLPGLCFDYCSEFYFNCRSAISLLTSDKHIQECCKTNKTRFCNLLHLHDEDYCFPNVLKNTALNRNLGSVVEDRKGCLQLCLIEVANGLRNPVLMVHANDHTHRMFVAEQVGVIWVYLPDGSRLEEPFLDIKSIVLATPWIGDERGFLGMAFHPKYKYNGKLYIYYSYMDKNRVEKIRISELKVLASDANKADPRSERNLLELEEPAANHNGGQLLFGVDGYMYLFTGDGGKAGDPFGKFGNAQNKSILLGKVLRIDVDGKSPDGKPYRIPPDNPFVSDPKACPEVYAYGVRNMWRCAVDRGDPVTKRGRGRIFCGDVGQNRFEEIDIIVKGGNYGWRAKEGFECYDTKLCHNSSLDDILPIFAYGRNMGKSVTGGYVYRGCESPNLNGLYIFGDFMNGRLMALQEDDKTNKWKKQDICIGSTRACAFPGMVSSYSKFIISFAEDEAGELYFMSTAYPSAYAPHGSLYKFIDPARRAPPGKCNYKPVPVKTKSERISFVPRAKTVLELLNEPSTPKPPKKSSAPTAAIPTKASTVKPAPSGKRRQKIKAEAKPHKPKQEEKVAHISRTTQAPPLPKKSSHLTRTKKLLPKKAALAKEKLKKRRKESRLRSSF from the exons ATGAATGAATCATGCCATGAAGAAGCCCAGGATGTCTATACATTTGACATCAGGAAATCTACACTGAAGGAAGTGAATGCTTGCATGTGCACTGGAAGGAGCAGCACCAGCTCTGGGGTTTCCTTTTCTTGCCCACATGTCTTTCTTTGCCTCTCCTTGTTATGCCTGATAGGCAGTCTGCTGGGGCATCCTCAGTGTCTGGATTACGGGCCACCTTTCCAGCCCCCTTTTCACTTGGAGTTCTGCTCTGCCTATGAAAATTTTGGCTGCTGTGACCAGGAGAGAGACAACAGCATTGCAGCAAAATACTGGGACATCATGGATTATTTTGATCCCCAGGGGCGGAAGCTGTGTGGAACATATATCAAAGATATCCTGTGTCAG GAATGTTCTCCATATGCTGCACATCTCTATGATGCAGAAAACCCTCAGACACCCCTAAGAAACCTCCCAGGACTTTGTTTTGACTACTGCTCTGAGTTTTACTTCAACTGCCGCTCTGCCATCAGCCTGCTGACGAGCGATAAGCACATCCAAGAATGCTGCAAGACAAACAAGACACGCTTTTGCAATCTCCTTCACCTACACGATGAGGACTACTGCTTCCCCAACGTGCTGAAGAATACAGCCCTCAACCGCAACCTGGGCTCGGTGGTGGAGGACCGCAAaggctgcctccagctctgtcTGATTGAGGTTGCCAACGGCCTGAGGAACCCAGTACTCATGGTCCATGCGAATGACCATACCCACCGCATGTTTGTAGCTGAGCAGGTGGGCGTGATCTGGGTCTACCTGCCTGATGGCAGCCGGCTGGAGGAGCCCTTTCTGGATATTAAAAGTATAGTGCTGGCTACACCATGGATAGGGGATGAGAGAGGCTTTCTGGGGATGGCTTTCCACCCCAAGTACAAGTACAATGGGAAGTTATATATCTATTACTCATACATGGATAAGAACCGAGTGGAAAAGATCAGGATCAGCGAATTGAAGGTTTTGGCATCTGATGCCAACAAAGCTGATCCACGCTCTGAAAG gaatctTCTGGAGCTTGAGGAACCAGCTGCAAATCATAACGGTGGGCAGCTGCTCTTTGGTGTAGATGGCTATATGTATCTATTCACAGGGGATGGAGGGAAAGCTGGAGACCCTTTTGGGAAATTTGGGAATGCTCAGAACAA GAGCATTTTGTTGGGCAAAGTCTTGAGGATTGATGTGGATGGAAAAAGTCCAGATGGAAAGCCTTATCGCATCCCTCCTGATAATCCATTTGTGTCTGATCCCAAGGCCTGCCCTGAGGTTTATGCTTACGGGGTCAGGAATATGTGGCGCTGTGCAGTTGATAGAGGGGACCCTGTcacaaaaagaggaagagggaggataTTCTGTGGAGATGTTGGGCAGAACAGGTTTGAAGAAATCGACATCATTGTTAAAGGAGGGAACTATGGCTGGAGAGCAAAGGAGGGATTTGAATGCTACGACACAAAGCTTTGTCACAATTCCTCTTTGG ATGACATTCTTCCAATATTTGCATATGGCCGCAATATGGGGAAGTCAGTCACTGGAGGTTATGTATACAGAGGATGTGAATCGCCCAACTTGAATGGCCTTTATATTTTTGGTGATTTCATGAATGG TCGACTTATGGCTTTACAGGAAGATGACAAGACAAATAAGTGGAAGAAGCAAGATATCTGCATTGGCAGCACACGAGCGTGTGCGTTCCCTGGAATGGTCAGTTCTTACAGCAAATTCATCATCTCATTTGCTGAGGATGAAGCAG gTGAGCTGTATTTTATGTCTACTGCATATCCCAGTGCCTATGCACCACATGGATCACTCTACAAGTTCATTGATCCTGCAAG gaGAGCTCCACCGGGGAAGTGTAATTacaagcctgttccagtgaaaACAAAGAGTGAACGGATATCATTTGTTCCACGTGCAA AGACGGTCCTTGAGCTGCTTAATGAACCTTCAACACCCAAGCCTCCAAAAAAATCTTCTGCCCCCACTGCAGCCATCCCAACAAAAGCATCAACAGTGAAACCAGCTCCATCTGgtaaaaggagacagaaaatcaAAGCTGAGGCTAAACCTCACAAGCCAAAGCAGGAAGAGAAGGTTGCACACATTTCCAGAACTACACAAGCACCACCTTTGCCAAAAAAGAGCTCCCACCTAACCAGAACCAAGAAGCTTCTTCCAAAGAAAGCAGCACTAGCTaaggaaaaattgaaaaagaggaggaaggagagtaGATTAAGAAGCAGTTTTTGA